A single region of the Lagopus muta isolate bLagMut1 chromosome 24, bLagMut1 primary, whole genome shotgun sequence genome encodes:
- the TCP11 gene encoding LOW QUALITY PROTEIN: T-complex protein 11 homolog (The sequence of the model RefSeq protein was modified relative to this genomic sequence to represent the inferred CDS: inserted 3 bases in 2 codons; substituted 1 base at 1 genomic stop codon), with amino-acid sequence MAGAEQPPRANDTEEVVGTRESGEERPLGPGLASSPQILSTNELQELSDEVFRLSTVHEIVLNADLEVHMVNFPPHSLENRVKETLHKALWDRLKKQISASPPDYTQAIQLLQEIKEALLLLLLPQNXLQSQIEGVQDMELIRQEAEHGALDIRALTTSILGTTAVXCAPFRDEEVQGLQSLTDPAEFLREILRVLDLMKMDMLNFTIQSLRPYLQECYIQYEQEKFQKILDKLPNSLDNTTEWLHRAAAAVSASSLQSQSCPAASSSSDARFQGAVSSSTAVPSVMSVLNXGYMDLLCWEPRHSEYPETLLLDQARLQEVQTQVNQLAIIAAVLLVTSGVCGNTLFGSPEFIDRLKLITKALLEGLSSIRYEEALLDISDQVLQEVSRTLSQLGYPAFASEKCTSLKGQIKSIADKGNAVRHTIKQWIHLFLSLFIAPNGQNSQKDFPKGLAAVQEELQEVGRRFRSVTFHNWQLFGPFYSAVLKKVLFPEAEPDSGRGSM; translated from the exons ccaGCTCTCCACAAATTCTCTCCACAAATGAGCTGCAAGAATTGAGTGATGAGGTCTTCAGACTCAGCACTGTACATGAAATTGTACTGAATGCTGACTTGGAAGTGCACATGGTCAACTTCCCTCCACACAG CCTGGAAAATAGAGTGAAGGAGACACTGCACAAAGCCTTGTGGGACCGACTGAAAAAACAGATCTCTGCTAGTCCTCCAGACTACACTCAGGCAATCCAACTGCTGCAGGAAATAAAAGAG GCTCTGTTATtactgctgctgcctcaga AGCTGCAAAGCCAAATTGAAGGGGTCCAGGACATGGAGCTGATTAGGCAGGAGGCTGAGCACGGGGCTCTGGACATCCGCGCTCTCACCACCAGCATCCTTGGCACGACGGCAGT CTGTGCGCCTTTTCGAGATGAGGAAGTGCAAGGACTGCAAAGCCTCACAGACCCAGCTGAGTTTCTCAG GGAGATCCTCCGGGTGCTGGACCTGATGAAAATGGATATGCTGAATTTTACCATCCAGAGCCTCCGTCCATACTTACAGGAATGCTACATCCAGTATGAGCAGGAGAAATTCCAGAAAATCTTAGATAAGCTTCCTA ATAGTCTGGATAACACAACAGagtggctgcacagagcagcagcagcagtgtctgCATCCTCTTTGCAGTCTCagtcctgccctgcagccagcagctcttctgATGCACGCTTCCAGGGAGCAGTCAGCAgtagcacagctgtgcccagtgTCATGTCTGTGCTAAATTGAGGCTACAtggatctgctctgctgggagcccAGACACAGTGAATACCCAGAG ACCTTGCTTCTGGATCAGGCTCGACTACAGGAAGTACAAACACAAGTGAATCAGCTTGCCATCATAGCTGCAGTCCTGCTAGTGACTAGTGGCGTGTGTGGAAACACCTTATTTGGCTCACCTGAGTTTATTGATAGGCTGAAACTGATAACAAAGGCCCTCTTGGAAGGTCTGTCTTCTATCAG GTATGAAGAAGCTTTGCTAGACATCAGTGATCAAGTGCTCCAGGAAGTCAGCAGAACACTCTCACAGCTGGGTTACCCTGCTTTTGCCAGTGAGAAATGTACATCCCTGAAAGGCCAGATAAAAAGCATCGCTGACAAGGGCAACGCAGTCCGGCACACCATCA AGCAGTGGATTCACCTGTTCCTCAGCCTTTTTATTGCCCCCAATGGACAAAATTCTCAGAAAGATTTCCCAAAGGGTCTCGCTGCCGttcaggaagagctgcaggaagTCGGGCGCAGGTTCAGAAGTGTGACCTTCCACAACTGGCAGCTGTTTGGCCCTTTCTACTCAGCAGTTCTCAAGAAAGTGCTTTTCCCAGAGGCAGAACCAGATTCAGGAAGAGGTTCTATGTGA